Proteins from a single region of Gambusia affinis linkage group LG12, SWU_Gaff_1.0, whole genome shotgun sequence:
- the LOC122840911 gene encoding uncharacterized protein LOC122840911: MMSLFLMLALLIINNKPGIDAFTSVFVQTGGGVFLNVSEVDVPKDYHLLLWKFVTDDVLVSFFPNGKSKVRGAYSGRIDLLENKYSIKLKNLQKSDSGLYTAIVIAASEEVLTGYNVTVQDPVGPVDLTVDSVSSDSSSCDLVTTCSADGTDISSTFRCTAKTCLQEGGEGSKVTKSGATLHVSLSRSSIVCNHSNQVSWMEKTTEIDHLCPKNAGPDKLHGFSICYVKKVVFSVGLIVMVMVVIAVHLMEKFNKHK; this comes from the exons ATGATGTCTTTGTTTCTGATGCTGGCTCTTCTGATCATCAATAATAAACCAG GAATCGATGCTTTCACTTCGGTTTTTGTGCAGACGGGTGGCGGTGTTTTTCTTAACGTCTCAGAAGTGGATGTTCCCAAAGATTATCACCTCCTTTTATGGAAATTTGTCACAGATGATGTCTTGGTGTCTTTCTTTCCAAATGGAAAATCAAAAGTGCGCGGGGCTTACAGTGGGAGAATAGaccttttggaaaataaatattccataAAATTAAAGAACCTCCAAAAATCTGACAGCGGACTTTATACGGCGATAGTAATAGCAGCTTCAGAAGAAGTACTAACTGGATACAACGTCACAGTTCAAG ATCCGGTGGGTCCGGTCGATCTGACCGTTGACTCCGTGTCCAGCGACTCTTCCTCCTGTGACCTCGTGACGACCTGCAGCGCCGACGGCACCGACATCAGCAGCACTTTCAGATGTACCGCTAAAACCTGCCTTCAGGAGGGGGGAGAGGGATCAAAGGTCACCAAATCTGGGGCTACCCTCCATGTCTCCCTGTCCCGTTCATCCATCGTCtgtaaccatagcaaccaggTCAGCTGGATGGAGAAAACAACAGAGATTGATCACCTTTGTCCAAAGAATGCCG GTCCAGACAAACTCCATGGATTTTCCATTTGTTATGTGAAGAAAGTCGTTTTCTCAGTGGGTCTGATCGTCATGGTGATGGTCGTCATCGCCGTCCACCTCATGGAGAAattcaacaaacacaaataa
- the LOC122840910 gene encoding uncharacterized protein LOC122840910 isoform X1, whose product MKCRVFSPVKKGVWTKPQQFSSFSPSSGQSDSLGVEMKPINLLLLLHLLFSSGQIQGSTEMNQKFLPTIKELTISFPEDMIPEDSTVRWCDHLNKTMATYSYGGTKVEKHFEQKIKISGPRALTFLNPQTSDREIYFVKVTGDKHNNIVIYFTITFQVSPGELKVCVNSNSSFNITITCSMEDVEINGTFPCENNTCSLEGGERSKVTKSGAFLRLYLLNSTIICSRSNQISKTQNQTTIQPSSTIVVPTEQNVPRGLYGVLGLLGLLGLLGLLGLLGLLGLLGVACYILKRKSNCGGEKFRRETSPDVPLQTPQHLLGNRVFPSQDDQIELNEVSWSQLGASAWSGKSLQGDDEEEP is encoded by the exons atgaaatgcagaGTTTTCTCTCCTGTGAAGAAAGGAGTATGGACCAAACCTCAACAGTTCAGTTCCTTTTCACCTTCGTCAG GTCAGTCGGACTCTTTGGGGGTTGAGATGAAACCCATCAATTTACTACTGCTTCTTCACCTTCTGTTCTCCTCTGGACAAATTCAAG GTTCCACTGAGATGAACCAAAAGTTTCTGCCAACTATAAAAGAATTAACTATCAGTTTCCCTGAAGATATGATTCCTGAAGACTCTACGGTTAGATGGtgtgatcatttaaataaaaccatggCAACATATTCATATGGAGGAACAAAAGTGGAGAAGCATTTCgaacaaaaaattaagatttctGGACCAAGAGCTCTGACGTTTCTGAATCCACAGACATCAGACCgagaaatttattttgtaaaggtGACAGGAGATAAACATAATAATATAGTGATCTACTTCACCATCACATTTCAAG TGTCTCCAGGTGAGCTGAAGGTCTGTGTCAATTCAAACTCCTCCTTTAACATTACAATAACCTGCAGCATGGAGGATGTTGAGATCAACGGCACTTTTCCATGTGAGAACAACACCTGCAGTCTGGAAGGAGgagagaggtcaaaggtcactaaATCTGGGGCTTTCCTCAGACTCTACCTGTTAAATTCAACCATCATCTGTAGCCGTAGCAACCAGATCAGCAAGACCCAAAACCAGACGACGATCCAGCCCAGTTCCACAATTGTAG ttcccacagaacaaaatgttcctAGAGGTCTTTATGGTGTCCTTGGTCTCCTTGGTCTCCTTGGTCTCCTTGGTCTCCTTGGTCTTCTTGGTCTCCTTGGTCTTCTTGGTGTTGCATGTTATATTCTAAAGAGG AAGTCAAACTGTGGAGGTGAAAAGTTCAGGAGAGAGACATCTCCAGACGTTCCTCTGCAAACTCCCCAACACCTCCTGGGTAACAGGGTCTTCCCAAGCCAGGATGACCAGATAGAGCTTAATGAGGTGTCTTGGTCACAATTAGGGGCTTCTGCCTGGTCTGGAAAATCTCTGCAGGGAGACGATGAAGAGGAGCCCTGA
- the LOC122840910 gene encoding uncharacterized protein LOC122840910 isoform X2, whose protein sequence is MKPINLLLLLHLLFSSGQIQGSTEMNQKFLPTIKELTISFPEDMIPEDSTVRWCDHLNKTMATYSYGGTKVEKHFEQKIKISGPRALTFLNPQTSDREIYFVKVTGDKHNNIVIYFTITFQVSPGELKVCVNSNSSFNITITCSMEDVEINGTFPCENNTCSLEGGERSKVTKSGAFLRLYLLNSTIICSRSNQISKTQNQTTIQPSSTIVVPTEQNVPRGLYGVLGLLGLLGLLGLLGLLGLLGLLGVACYILKRKSNCGGEKFRRETSPDVPLQTPQHLLGNRVFPSQDDQIELNEVSWSQLGASAWSGKSLQGDDEEEP, encoded by the exons ATGAAACCCATCAATTTACTACTGCTTCTTCACCTTCTGTTCTCCTCTGGACAAATTCAAG GTTCCACTGAGATGAACCAAAAGTTTCTGCCAACTATAAAAGAATTAACTATCAGTTTCCCTGAAGATATGATTCCTGAAGACTCTACGGTTAGATGGtgtgatcatttaaataaaaccatggCAACATATTCATATGGAGGAACAAAAGTGGAGAAGCATTTCgaacaaaaaattaagatttctGGACCAAGAGCTCTGACGTTTCTGAATCCACAGACATCAGACCgagaaatttattttgtaaaggtGACAGGAGATAAACATAATAATATAGTGATCTACTTCACCATCACATTTCAAG TGTCTCCAGGTGAGCTGAAGGTCTGTGTCAATTCAAACTCCTCCTTTAACATTACAATAACCTGCAGCATGGAGGATGTTGAGATCAACGGCACTTTTCCATGTGAGAACAACACCTGCAGTCTGGAAGGAGgagagaggtcaaaggtcactaaATCTGGGGCTTTCCTCAGACTCTACCTGTTAAATTCAACCATCATCTGTAGCCGTAGCAACCAGATCAGCAAGACCCAAAACCAGACGACGATCCAGCCCAGTTCCACAATTGTAG ttcccacagaacaaaatgttcctAGAGGTCTTTATGGTGTCCTTGGTCTCCTTGGTCTCCTTGGTCTCCTTGGTCTCCTTGGTCTTCTTGGTCTCCTTGGTCTTCTTGGTGTTGCATGTTATATTCTAAAGAGG AAGTCAAACTGTGGAGGTGAAAAGTTCAGGAGAGAGACATCTCCAGACGTTCCTCTGCAAACTCCCCAACACCTCCTGGGTAACAGGGTCTTCCCAAGCCAGGATGACCAGATAGAGCTTAATGAGGTGTCTTGGTCACAATTAGGGGCTTCTGCCTGGTCTGGAAAATCTCTGCAGGGAGACGATGAAGAGGAGCCCTGA